A genomic window from Salvelinus alpinus chromosome 10, SLU_Salpinus.1, whole genome shotgun sequence includes:
- the LOC139531435 gene encoding FMRFamide-like neuropeptides 7 translates to MVIENQPPGSRSMMVRENQPPGSRSMMVRENQPPGSRSMMVRENQPPGSRSMMVIENQPPGSRSMMVRENQPPGSRSMMVIENQPPGSRSMMVRENQPPGSRSMMVRENQPPGSRSMMVRENQPPGSRSMMVRENQPPGSRSMMVRENQPPGSRSMMVRENQPPDSRSMMVRENQPPVQSPPTPP, encoded by the coding sequence ATGGTGATAGAGAACCAACCCCCTGGCTCAAGATCCATGATGGTGAGAGAGAACCAACCCCCTGGCTCAAGATCCATGATGGTGAGAGAGAACCAACCCCCTGGCTCAAGATCCATGATGGTGAGAGAGAACCAACCCCCTGGCTCAAGATCCATGATGGTGATAGAGAACCAACCCCCTGGCTCAAGATCCATGATGGTGAGAGAGAACCAACCCCCTGGCTCAAGATCCATGATGGTGATAGAGAACCAACCCCCTGGCTCAAGATCCATGATGGTGAGAGAGAACCAACCCCCAGGCTCAAGATCCATGATGGTGAGAGAGAACCAACCCCCAGGCTCAAGATCCATGATGGTGAGAGAGAACCAACCCCCTGGCTCAAGATCCATGATGGTGAGAGAGAACCAACCCCCTGGCTCAAGATCCATGATGGTGAGAGAGAACCAACCCCCAGGCTCAAGATCCATGATGGTGAGAGAGAACCAACCCCCTGACTCAAGATCCATGATGGTGAGAGAGAACCAACCCCCTGTCCAGTCCCCTCCCACTCCCCCCTAG